The bacterium sequence ATGAAGTAGGCAATCTGTATTTGTCCACTTGGGGCGTCAAAATTTACTTTTTCTTTTTGTGTTGAAATAAGTTGTTCGGTCATATTTTCCTTTGTTGTCATTTTTCACCTGATACTTTTAGCAAAGGGGTTGCCTAACGATAGAGTTCAGCGGCAGCGTTACACGCTGTCCGCTGCAACGATTTGTTAGGCTTTTACTTAGCTATCGATGTCGCAATATTCGGACTATTTGGATTTACTTCTAAGGTTCGAGTTTTGGGAATGATGACCAAATCCATGTCTTCCATCGGAATGGCACCAAGTAAAGCCTGGTCACCCATAACCAATGCTCCAGCAAAACCAATACGATTCTTGAAATGAAGTTCAATGGGACCAACATACGGAACAAGTTTTCGGCTCCCATCTGCCAAGGTTACTTCCTTCTTGTCGATTTCATCTAACTCCAGTTGAATCCTTATGTGTTCAGGAATACAAAGATGGACTGCACCTGAATCTGCTAATGCTTCGACCTCAACTAATTCCAGCTCTGATTTTCTCGGATTTTTTAACAATATCTTTGCGTTAATTATGCCCATGATCTTACTTCTTTCCTTTCAAAATTGTTTTATATGCCTAACATTCTTTTTTATCTTTATTCTATACTTATTAAAGTTTTATTTAAAAAACAACAAATGTCAAGAAAAAATAGTAAAATGCTATTGAAATCAGAAGATATTTTCAGTATAATATATTAAAGTTTTATATTATACTGAATTATTATAATTTAAAGGACTTGTTATGTTTTTAGCTTTTAAAGATTACCTTATACCATTTCCATTAAGTTTCCGCCTCTTTGATCCAAGGGAACCAGCACATCGAACGCAAACGGTTTTTGTCAGCAATCAAGTCGAGCCATGATTCGCAACAGGCATTCACTATTTCCTCATATCCTTCGTATGTCCGGTTAGATAAATGATAACGGCGAATCCAATCCCATAAGTGTTCAGTTGGATTTAACTGTGGCGAATATGGTGGTAATTCCAATAAGGTTAGATTTTTCGGAATTTATAGTTCCTTAGTTGTGTGCCATCCTGCTTTATCCAATATCACTACAGCATGAGCCGTCATCTTGACTTCCCTGAGAAATCTCCTTTAAATGTACATTCATCGCATCTGTATTAGCATACGGCATCACTACAGCCGCTGCTTCACCACGTGCCGGACAGACTGCACCAAAAGTATAAACCCACTCAAACTCCTGTTGTTGCAGTGCTATTGGACGTGATCCCCTTTGTGACCATATCCGTGATATTGTTCCTTTCATTCCAGCTCGCATCTCATCTTGAAACCATATCTCTAATTCCTTATCAGGATACTTTCTCCCTATCTCTTCTACTTGATTTTTAAAGTTTTTTTAAAAGCCTCCTGAAGTTCAGTATTAGCCTTTGGATGATAAGGACGTGGCATAAGCCACCGCAATTCCAGTCTGTGTAAAACCAGATAAACTCCTGAAAGTGAGTAATCTGCATTGAACTCCTTACGCAGAACTTCCTGAAGTTTCTGACCATTCCAAGATACTATATTATCTTGTTTGTAGTCTGATCCAGCAAGCACCCGTTGCTTGAATCCTATAGAATCTTTCAGCTTTCTTGGAGCACCACTACGAGGTTTGTTATATAGACTTTCTATTCCTTCCTTGTTGTATCTGAAAGCCCAATCACGAACTGTGCGTATCCCTGCACCCACTGCTTCAGCAACATCTTTCTGATGCCACCCTTTCTTGAGTAATGCTATTGCTTGTACCCGTAGTCGCAGACGAGCACCTTTTATCTTCTTTGCCACTTCCATCATTTTCCATTATAAGTAGTTAGTCCTTCTGCTTGACTGAAATAAACTTTATTTTCCATTATAAGTAGTTAGTCCTTCTGCTTGACTGAAATAAACTTTATTTTCCATCATTAGAATGGTTAAGCCTTGCTCCTTGTGAGTTTTTTTGTATCGGGAGTTTAACTACAAAGGTTGTTCCTTTATTTACCTGGCTTTTAACTTCAATCTGACCTTGATGGGCATTAACAACCCGCTGACAAATGGCTAACCCTAAACCGGTGCTTTTTTTGGTGGTAAAAAACGGGTTAAAGATCTGCTTTAAGTCTTCTTTTGTCACCCCTTTACCGGTATCAGAGATGCTTATCTTAACGAAATTTCCTTCTTTTTTACTCTTCACGGCTAATTTTCTTTTACCTTTAACTTCCTTCATAGACTCAACGGCATTCT is a genomic window containing:
- a CDS encoding transposase, with the protein product MELPPYSPQLNPTEHLWDWIRRYHLSNRTYEGYEEIVNACCESWLDLIADKNRLRSMCWFPWIKEAET
- a CDS encoding winged helix-turn-helix domain-containing protein; amino-acid sequence: MMEVAKKIKGARLRLRVQAIALLKKGWHQKDVAEAVGAGIRTVRDWAFRYNKEGIESLYNKPRSGAPRKLKDSIGFKQRVLAGSDYKQDNIVSWNGQKLQEVLRKEFNADYSLSGVYLVLHRLELRWLMPRPYHPKANTELQEAFKKTLKIK
- a CDS encoding clan AA aspartic protease; this encodes MGIINAKILLKNPRKSELELVEVEALADSGAVHLCIPEHIRIQLELDEIDKKEVTLADGSRKLVPYVGPIELHFKNRIGFAGALVMGDQALLGAIPMEDMDLVIIPKTRTLEVNPNSPNIATSIAK